A DNA window from Corvus cornix cornix isolate S_Up_H32 chromosome 13, ASM73873v5, whole genome shotgun sequence contains the following coding sequences:
- the GRK6 gene encoding G protein-coupled receptor kinase 6 isoform X1 yields the protein MELENIVANTVLLKAREGGGGNRKGKSKKWRQMLQFPHISLCEDLRQTLERDYHSLCEKQPIGHMLFRQFCETRPELSRCVKFLDAVAGYEVAPDEKRKECGQHLIEKYLKPNSEDHVPEVPSQLVDACCERLEEEPSKELFKECTKLIHDYLSVAPFADYLDSLYFNRFLQWKWLERQPVTKNTFRQYRVLGKGGFGEVCACQVRATGKMYACKKLEKKRIKKRKGEAMALNEKQILEKVNSRFVVSLAYAYETKDALCLVLTLMNGGDLKFHIYHMGEAGFEEPRAAFYAAEICCGLEDLHQERIVYRDLKPENILLDDHGHIRISDLGLAVHVPEGQTIKGRVGTVGYMAPEVVKNERYTFSPDWWALGCLVYEMIEGQSPFQQRKKKIKREEVERLVKEVQEEYSEKFSPCARSLCTMLLCKDPLERLGCRGAGAKEVKEHPLFKHLNFRRLEAGMLDPPFKPDPQAIYCKDVLDIEQFSTVKGVELEPTDNDFYQKFATGSVPIPWQNEMIETECFKELNVFSTDGTVPPDLDWKGQPSPQPKKGLLQRLFSRQDCCGNCSDSEEEPTRL from the exons AGCGGGACTACCACAGCCTGTGCGAGAAGCAGCCCATTGGGCACATGCTCTTCCGGCAGTTCTGCGAGACACGCCCCGAGCTCTCACGCTGCGTCAAGTTCCTGGACGCTGTG gcagggTACGAAGTGGCTCCAGatgagaagaggaaggaatgTGGGCAGCACCTGATTGAAAAGTACTTGAAGCCAAAC AGTGAGGACCATGTGCCTGAAGTTCCCTCCCAATTGGTGGATGCCTGTTgtgagaggctggaggaggaacCTTCCAAGGAGCTCTTCAAGGAATGCACTAA GCTTATCCACGACTACCTGAGCGTGGCTCCCTTTGCTGACTACCTCGACAGCTTGTACTTCAACCGCTTCCTGCAGTGGAAATGGCTGGAACG GCAGCCAGTAACCAAAAACACTTTCCGCCAGTACCGTGTGCTGGGTAAGGGCGGTTTTGGGGAG GTGTGTGCCTGCCAAGTGCGTGCCACAGGGAAGATGTATGCCTGCAAGAAACTGGAGAAGAAACGGATCaaaaagaggaagggagaagcCATGGCCCTGAATGAAAAACAGATCCTGGAAAAAGTGAACAGTAGGTTTGTA GTGAGCTTAGCCTATGCATATGAAACTAAAGATGCTCTCTGCCTAGTGCTGACCCTCATGAATGGAGGGGACCTCAAGTTCCATATCTACCACATGGGAGAGGCTGGTTTCGAGGAGCCCCGGGCAGCTTTCTATGCTGCTGAGATCTGCTGTGGCCTTGAGGACTTGCACCAGGAGAGGATAGTGTACAG GGACCTGAAGCCAGAGAACATATTACTGGATGACCATG GTCACATCCGTATCTCAGACCTGGGACTAGCTGTCCATGTGCCAGAAGGCCAAACAATCAAGGGCCGGGTGGGGACAGTTGGCTACATGG ctcctgaggtGGTGAAGAACGAGCGCTACACGTTCAGCCCAGACTGGTGGGCACTGGGCTGCCTGGTGTACGAGATGATCGAGGGCCAGTCCCCCTTCCAGCAGCGCAAGAAGAAGATCAAGCGGGAGGAGGTGGAGCGGTTGGTGAAGGAAGTGCAGGAGGAGTACTCGGAGAAGTTCTCGCCCTGCGCCCGCTCCCTCTGCACCATG CTCCTGTGCAAAGACCCTTTGGAGCGCCTGGGGTGCCGAGGAGCTGGGGCCAAGGAGGTGAAGGAGCACCCTCTCTTCAAGCACCTCAACTTCAGGAGGCTGGAAGCAGGCATGCTGGACCCTCCCTTCAAGCCAGAT CCCCAGGCCATCTACTGCAAGGACGTTCTGGACATCGAGCAGTTCTCCACGGTTAAAGGAGTGGAGCTGGAGCCCACAGACAATGACTTCTACCAGAAGTTTGCCACAGGGAGTGTGCCCATTCCTTGGCAGAACGAG atGATTGAGACAGAGTGTTTTAAGGAGCTGAATGTCTTTAGCACAGATGGCACAGTGCCCCCAGACCTGGACTGGAAAGGGCAGCCTTCTCCACAGCCCAAAAAAGGGTTACTCCAGCGTTTGTTCAGCAGACAG GACTGTTGTGGAAACTGCAGTGACAGCGAGGAAGAGCCCACCCGGCTGTAG
- the GRK6 gene encoding G protein-coupled receptor kinase 6 isoform X2 codes for MELENIVANTVLLKAREGGGGNRKGKSKKWRQMLQFPHISLCEDLRQTLERDYHSLCEKQPIGHMLFRQFCETRPELSRCVKFLDAVAGYEVAPDEKRKECGQHLIEKYLKPNSEDHVPEVPSQLVDACCERLEEEPSKELFKECTKLIHDYLSVAPFADYLDSLYFNRFLQWKWLERQPVTKNTFRQYRVLGKGGFGEVCACQVRATGKMYACKKLEKKRIKKRKGEAMALNEKQILEKVNSRFVVSLAYAYETKDALCLVLTLMNGGDLKFHIYHMGEAGFEEPRAAFYAAEICCGLEDLHQERIVYRDLKPENILLDDHGHIRISDLGLAVHVPEGQTIKGRVGTVGYMAPEVVKNERYTFSPDWWALGCLVYEMIEGQSPFQQRKKKIKREEVERLVKEVQEEYSEKFSPCARSLCTMLLCKDPLERLGCRGAGAKEVKEHPLFKHLNFRRLEAGMLDPPFKPDPQAIYCKDVLDIEQFSTVKGVELEPTDNDFYQKFATGSVPIPWQNEMIETECFKELNVFSTDGTVPPDLDWKGQPSPQPKKGLLQRLFSRQR; via the exons AGCGGGACTACCACAGCCTGTGCGAGAAGCAGCCCATTGGGCACATGCTCTTCCGGCAGTTCTGCGAGACACGCCCCGAGCTCTCACGCTGCGTCAAGTTCCTGGACGCTGTG gcagggTACGAAGTGGCTCCAGatgagaagaggaaggaatgTGGGCAGCACCTGATTGAAAAGTACTTGAAGCCAAAC AGTGAGGACCATGTGCCTGAAGTTCCCTCCCAATTGGTGGATGCCTGTTgtgagaggctggaggaggaacCTTCCAAGGAGCTCTTCAAGGAATGCACTAA GCTTATCCACGACTACCTGAGCGTGGCTCCCTTTGCTGACTACCTCGACAGCTTGTACTTCAACCGCTTCCTGCAGTGGAAATGGCTGGAACG GCAGCCAGTAACCAAAAACACTTTCCGCCAGTACCGTGTGCTGGGTAAGGGCGGTTTTGGGGAG GTGTGTGCCTGCCAAGTGCGTGCCACAGGGAAGATGTATGCCTGCAAGAAACTGGAGAAGAAACGGATCaaaaagaggaagggagaagcCATGGCCCTGAATGAAAAACAGATCCTGGAAAAAGTGAACAGTAGGTTTGTA GTGAGCTTAGCCTATGCATATGAAACTAAAGATGCTCTCTGCCTAGTGCTGACCCTCATGAATGGAGGGGACCTCAAGTTCCATATCTACCACATGGGAGAGGCTGGTTTCGAGGAGCCCCGGGCAGCTTTCTATGCTGCTGAGATCTGCTGTGGCCTTGAGGACTTGCACCAGGAGAGGATAGTGTACAG GGACCTGAAGCCAGAGAACATATTACTGGATGACCATG GTCACATCCGTATCTCAGACCTGGGACTAGCTGTCCATGTGCCAGAAGGCCAAACAATCAAGGGCCGGGTGGGGACAGTTGGCTACATGG ctcctgaggtGGTGAAGAACGAGCGCTACACGTTCAGCCCAGACTGGTGGGCACTGGGCTGCCTGGTGTACGAGATGATCGAGGGCCAGTCCCCCTTCCAGCAGCGCAAGAAGAAGATCAAGCGGGAGGAGGTGGAGCGGTTGGTGAAGGAAGTGCAGGAGGAGTACTCGGAGAAGTTCTCGCCCTGCGCCCGCTCCCTCTGCACCATG CTCCTGTGCAAAGACCCTTTGGAGCGCCTGGGGTGCCGAGGAGCTGGGGCCAAGGAGGTGAAGGAGCACCCTCTCTTCAAGCACCTCAACTTCAGGAGGCTGGAAGCAGGCATGCTGGACCCTCCCTTCAAGCCAGAT CCCCAGGCCATCTACTGCAAGGACGTTCTGGACATCGAGCAGTTCTCCACGGTTAAAGGAGTGGAGCTGGAGCCCACAGACAATGACTTCTACCAGAAGTTTGCCACAGGGAGTGTGCCCATTCCTTGGCAGAACGAG atGATTGAGACAGAGTGTTTTAAGGAGCTGAATGTCTTTAGCACAGATGGCACAGTGCCCCCAGACCTGGACTGGAAAGGGCAGCCTTCTCCACAGCCCAAAAAAGGGTTACTCCAGCGTTTGTTCAGCAGACAG aggTGA